One window of the Natrinema sp. CBA1119 genome contains the following:
- a CDS encoding DUF58 domain-containing protein, which produces MYPTRQGWTVAALAAVLAVLAVVFARPFVLAGAALVGAWLLAHQYRFGRDLERTVDSLSIDQSPARTSVRTGDEVPVTLAATRGAETALTLEIAAGVPVAADATNRLVLTLEPESERADRTRTIGWPVAGHHSFDGATVTATDGLFRETLTAGPRPTVTVEPPTPRTIHVGEGGDRTAASYGTHEAGRAGSGIELAELREYVPGDTGAEIDWKATARHTTPYVREYETETARQTLLVVDHRAALSVGPRTETKLEALREIALVIAGNARRLNDPIGLVTVGDDGITGSLDLASPAANYSSIRRRLLALEPTADGDATPATAISGRADATSASGSRDETSPSAGPSDAGASSAEAVATSPSAGISGGAGSASVARRRTTPAEVHRSLADLEGADDAFASTLRPFYADRRVYRERIVEDPLYAAVRKGIANAEGAVWSVICTDDSRPAELRETVALARRGGNEIMVLLAPSVLYEPGGLADVERAYDRYVEFEEFRRELARMDGVTALEVGPADRLSAVLEAGRTSGGRA; this is translated from the coding sequence ATGTATCCCACGCGCCAGGGATGGACGGTCGCCGCGCTCGCCGCGGTGCTCGCCGTCCTCGCCGTGGTGTTCGCACGTCCGTTCGTGCTCGCCGGCGCGGCCCTCGTCGGCGCGTGGCTGCTGGCCCACCAGTATCGCTTCGGCCGGGACCTCGAGCGAACGGTCGACTCGCTGTCGATCGACCAGTCTCCCGCCCGGACCAGCGTTCGAACGGGAGACGAGGTCCCGGTGACGCTCGCTGCGACGCGCGGGGCCGAAACGGCGCTCACGCTCGAGATCGCCGCCGGAGTGCCGGTCGCGGCCGACGCGACCAATCGGCTCGTGCTCACGCTCGAGCCCGAGAGCGAGCGCGCGGATCGAACGCGGACGATCGGGTGGCCCGTCGCCGGCCACCACTCCTTCGACGGGGCGACCGTGACGGCGACGGACGGGCTGTTCCGCGAAACGCTCACCGCGGGTCCGCGACCGACGGTGACGGTGGAGCCGCCCACCCCGCGGACGATCCACGTCGGCGAGGGCGGCGACCGGACCGCCGCCTCCTACGGGACCCACGAGGCCGGCCGAGCGGGATCGGGGATCGAGCTCGCCGAGCTGCGCGAGTACGTCCCGGGCGATACGGGGGCGGAGATCGACTGGAAGGCGACGGCGCGACACACGACGCCGTACGTCCGCGAGTACGAGACCGAAACCGCCCGCCAGACGCTGTTGGTCGTCGATCACCGCGCCGCGCTGTCGGTCGGGCCGCGGACCGAAACGAAACTCGAGGCGCTCCGCGAGATCGCGCTCGTCATCGCGGGGAACGCGCGCCGACTCAACGACCCGATCGGCCTGGTGACGGTCGGCGACGACGGCATCACCGGCAGCCTCGATCTGGCCTCGCCGGCCGCCAATTATAGCTCGATCCGGCGTCGGCTCCTGGCGCTCGAGCCGACGGCCGACGGGGACGCGACTCCCGCGACGGCCATCTCCGGTCGGGCCGACGCGACGTCGGCGAGCGGTTCGAGAGACGAAACGTCCCCGTCGGCCGGTCCGTCCGATGCGGGCGCGTCGTCGGCCGAAGCCGTTGCGACGAGCCCGTCCGCTGGGATCAGCGGCGGTGCCGGGAGTGCCTCTGTCGCGCGACGGCGCACTACCCCCGCGGAGGTTCACCGCTCGCTCGCAGATCTCGAAGGGGCCGATGACGCGTTCGCGAGCACGCTGCGTCCCTTCTACGCCGACCGCCGGGTGTATCGAGAGCGCATCGTCGAGGACCCGCTGTACGCAGCGGTCCGCAAGGGGATAGCGAACGCGGAGGGCGCGGTCTGGAGCGTGATCTGCACTGACGACTCGCGGCCGGCGGAGCTCCGCGAGACGGTCGCGCTCGCGCGGCGGGGCGGAAACGAGATCATGGTCCTGCTCGCTCCATCGGTGCTCTACGAGCCCGGCGGTCTGGCGGACGTCGAGCGCGCCTACGATCGGTACGTCGAGTTCGAGGAGTTCCGTCGGGAACTCGCTCGAATGGACGGTGTGACGGCGCTCGAGGTCGGTCCGGCCGACCGGCTGTCGGCCGTCCTCGAAGCGGGCCGAACGAGCGGTGGTCGCGCATGA
- a CDS encoding MoxR family ATPase yields the protein MSGTTDPADGTSSDPEAVYDLLQAEIDRVLIGNEEAVEYLTIALLTRGHLLLEGVPGIAKTTLANLFARTTGLDYNRIQMTPDTLPADITGTHIYRQGPGTFELQRGPVFANLVVADEINRATPKTQSALLEAMQERRVTIEGETLSLPDPFMVVATQNPIESEGVFRLPEAQRDRFQFKLTLDLPDRPDERELIDRFDEEPELGPDDVEQVVEPETLIDAQETVRAVHVAPPVKEYILDLVAATREHADTAHGASPRATLAFLNGAKARAAINGRDYAIPDDVKSMVEPVLRHRLVLSTDADLSDVDSADVVREIVDTIEPPSTDAGHEVDSLAASDGGNDAGE from the coding sequence ATGAGCGGGACCACCGATCCGGCCGACGGGACGAGTAGCGATCCCGAAGCCGTGTACGATCTGTTGCAGGCGGAAATCGACCGCGTTCTCATCGGCAACGAGGAGGCGGTCGAGTACCTGACGATCGCGCTGTTGACTCGCGGCCACCTCCTGCTCGAGGGGGTCCCCGGCATCGCCAAGACGACGCTGGCGAACCTCTTCGCGCGGACGACCGGCCTCGACTACAATCGGATCCAGATGACGCCTGACACCCTCCCGGCCGACATCACGGGAACGCATATCTACCGGCAGGGTCCGGGGACGTTCGAACTCCAGCGCGGTCCCGTCTTCGCGAACCTCGTGGTCGCCGACGAGATCAACCGCGCGACGCCGAAGACACAGAGCGCGTTGCTCGAGGCGATGCAGGAGCGACGCGTGACCATCGAAGGGGAGACGCTCTCGCTGCCCGACCCGTTCATGGTCGTTGCGACGCAGAACCCGATCGAATCGGAGGGCGTGTTTCGCCTGCCGGAAGCCCAGCGCGATCGCTTCCAGTTCAAGCTGACGCTGGATCTCCCGGATCGGCCGGACGAACGGGAGCTGATCGACCGGTTCGACGAGGAGCCGGAACTGGGCCCCGACGACGTCGAGCAGGTCGTCGAGCCCGAGACGCTCATCGATGCACAGGAGACCGTTCGAGCGGTTCACGTCGCACCGCCGGTCAAGGAGTACATTCTCGATCTCGTCGCCGCGACCCGGGAGCACGCGGATACCGCCCACGGCGCGTCACCGCGTGCGACGCTCGCGTTTCTCAACGGGGCCAAGGCGCGAGCCGCGATCAACGGCCGCGACTACGCGATCCCCGACGACGTGAAGTCGATGGTCGAACCGGTGTTGCGCCACCGGCTCGTACTGAGCACCGATGCGGATCTGAGCGATGTCGATTCCGCGGATGTCGTCCGGGAGATCGTCGACACGATCGAGCCACCGAGCACCGATGCGGGTCACGAAGTCGACTCGCTCGCGGCGAGCGACGGCGGTAACGACGCCGGCGAATAG
- a CDS encoding DUF4350 domain-containing protein encodes MSWHRGVLGDGPGIDWPRVLLVALAVALLVSLGAVSATSSAAFGPYNPSWDGSSALRQDAANDEGVESHLVRDTAEYGELPADETVAFVIAPERPYEGADADRIRKFVADGGTLVVLENFGEPGNALLADIGTEARVNGQLLRDERHHFRGPTMPVATGVGNHTMTADVDQLTFNYGTAVDPGNATVLVSSSDFAYLGPEGDELTEQTELRSYPVATVENVSDGRVVVVGDPSITINAMYDEPDNAAFVRGLYADADHVVFDRSHGPSVPPLIGAILTIRDSPLAQLFIGGVGIGLVAMLSRVRVRSVLEAARSRLPARFRPADSRVGGPATPGLSDAERAEYLRRRYPEWDEDQIQRVIAALNHPRSEEVTDE; translated from the coding sequence ATGAGCTGGCACAGGGGAGTGCTCGGCGACGGCCCCGGAATCGACTGGCCACGGGTGTTGTTGGTCGCACTCGCCGTCGCGTTGCTCGTCTCGCTCGGCGCCGTGTCCGCGACGTCGTCGGCCGCGTTCGGTCCGTACAATCCCTCGTGGGACGGCTCGTCCGCACTCCGGCAGGACGCCGCGAACGACGAAGGCGTCGAGAGCCACCTCGTCCGCGACACCGCCGAGTACGGGGAGCTGCCGGCCGATGAGACGGTCGCGTTCGTGATCGCACCGGAGCGGCCGTACGAGGGCGCGGACGCCGACCGAATTCGGAAGTTCGTCGCCGACGGCGGGACGCTGGTCGTCCTCGAGAACTTCGGCGAGCCAGGGAACGCGCTGCTGGCCGATATCGGCACCGAAGCGCGGGTCAACGGACAGCTTCTTCGCGACGAACGCCACCACTTCCGCGGGCCGACGATGCCGGTCGCGACGGGCGTCGGGAACCACACGATGACGGCCGACGTCGACCAGTTGACGTTTAACTACGGAACCGCAGTAGATCCCGGGAACGCGACGGTACTCGTCTCGAGCAGCGACTTCGCGTATCTCGGTCCCGAGGGCGACGAACTGACGGAACAAACCGAGCTTCGATCGTACCCGGTCGCCACGGTCGAGAACGTCAGTGACGGCCGCGTCGTCGTCGTCGGAGACCCCAGTATCACGATCAACGCAATGTACGACGAGCCGGATAACGCCGCGTTCGTGCGCGGGCTGTACGCCGACGCGGATCACGTCGTCTTCGACCGTTCGCACGGCCCCAGCGTGCCCCCGCTGATCGGTGCGATACTGACGATCCGCGACTCGCCGCTGGCACAGTTGTTCATCGGGGGCGTCGGAATCGGGCTCGTCGCGATGCTCTCTCGAGTGCGGGTTCGCTCCGTCCTCGAAGCCGCGCGGTCGCGGCTGCCAGCGCGCTTCCGTCCGGCCGACAGTCGCGTCGGCGGACCGGCGACTCCCGGTCTCTCCGACGCCGAGCGCGCGGAGTACCTCCGGAGACGATACCCGGAGTGGGACGAAGACCAGATCCAGCGAGTGATAGCAGCGCTTAACCATCCCCGTTCGGAAGAAGTGACCGACGAATGA
- a CDS encoding ABC transporter ATP-binding protein: MVHDSHPNADNGARARAIGEELPRATAELPVTVRCEDVTHRYGGDSSRFRAASSRTVTALRDASFKAHAGEVVGLVGPSGSGKSTVLHVVGGLLEPSEGTVTVLETDLTALSPAERTRLRRDHVGFVFQQFHLLPSLSARDNVALPLIERGIGRRERQRRAAAVLERVGLGDRTTHKPGELSGGEQQRVAIARALVTDPEIVLADEPTGELDTETGARVLELLVDVADDRTVLVATHDERAIEVTDRVLRLLDGVVTTDAR; the protein is encoded by the coding sequence ATGGTACACGATTCCCACCCGAACGCGGATAACGGTGCTCGAGCGCGGGCGATCGGCGAGGAACTCCCTCGAGCGACCGCCGAGTTGCCGGTCACCGTCCGGTGTGAGGATGTCACCCACCGGTACGGCGGCGACTCGTCCAGATTTCGAGCCGCGTCGTCGCGAACGGTCACCGCGCTTCGAGACGCGTCCTTCAAGGCACACGCCGGCGAGGTCGTGGGCCTCGTCGGACCGAGCGGCAGCGGCAAGTCGACGGTGCTTCACGTCGTCGGCGGGCTGCTCGAGCCGAGCGAGGGGACCGTCACCGTCCTCGAGACGGATCTGACGGCGCTTTCCCCGGCCGAGCGGACGCGACTGCGCCGCGATCACGTCGGCTTCGTCTTCCAGCAGTTCCACCTGCTGCCGTCGCTGTCGGCGCGGGACAACGTCGCGCTACCGCTGATCGAACGCGGCATCGGACGACGCGAGCGCCAGCGGCGGGCGGCCGCGGTACTCGAGCGGGTCGGGCTCGGCGATCGCACGACGCACAAGCCGGGCGAACTCAGCGGCGGGGAGCAACAGCGCGTCGCGATCGCGCGGGCGCTGGTGACCGATCCCGAGATCGTCCTCGCCGACGAGCCGACCGGCGAGCTCGACACCGAAACCGGCGCGCGCGTCCTCGAACTGCTCGTCGATGTCGCGGACGATCGGACGGTGCTCGTGGCGACCCACGACGAGCGGGCGATCGAGGTGACGGACCGCGTGCTCCGGCTACTCGATGGGGTGGTAACGACCGATGCGCGATAA